In Pedobacter heparinus DSM 2366, the following are encoded in one genomic region:
- a CDS encoding type III pantothenate kinase → MHNLVIDIGNTNSKLAVFKEKTLVDYQVLKQIVPADLVKLITRYGVLNSTVSSVAEDLQEVISVLTSNTNYIPFSTNINTGIKNNYRSLSTLGLDRWAKVIAANSCYAGKNCLMIDAGTCITYDLLNSESEYSGGSISLGVAMRFKALHHFTGRLPLVTWNRENIEIPLGSDTVSAIKNGVLQGIVNEVEGFISAYNKENKGLTVLLTGGDAAFLLEQLKNSIFAPQIIHDPYLVLKGLNEVIAFEYVQKN, encoded by the coding sequence ATGCATAACCTGGTTATAGATATTGGGAATACAAATAGTAAGCTGGCTGTTTTTAAAGAAAAAACGTTAGTAGACTACCAGGTTCTTAAGCAGATTGTTCCGGCTGATCTTGTAAAATTAATAACCCGGTACGGGGTGCTCAATTCAACTGTTTCCAGTGTTGCTGAAGATTTACAGGAAGTAATCAGTGTTTTAACATCAAATACAAATTACATTCCTTTCTCTACAAATATCAATACGGGGATTAAAAACAATTACCGGAGCCTGTCTACACTGGGTTTGGACCGTTGGGCCAAAGTTATTGCAGCGAATAGCTGTTATGCAGGGAAAAACTGTTTGATGATAGATGCCGGGACCTGTATTACCTACGATCTGCTGAACAGTGAAAGTGAATACTCGGGGGGAAGCATCAGCTTAGGTGTGGCCATGCGTTTTAAAGCGCTGCATCATTTTACGGGCCGGTTACCACTGGTAACCTGGAACAGGGAAAATATAGAGATACCGCTTGGTTCGGATACCGTTTCGGCAATTAAGAATGGTGTTTTGCAAGGGATAGTTAATGAAGTGGAGGGGTTTATATCTGCTTATAATAAAGAAAATAAAGGCCTGACGGTACTGTTAACAGGTGGTGATGCTGCTTTTTTGCTAGAACAATTAAAAAACAGCATCTTTGCGCCTCAAATTATACACGATCCGTATTTGGTATTAAAAGGATTAAATGAAGTTATTGCATTTGAATATGTACAAAAAAATTAA